One segment of Mycoplasmopsis glycophila DNA contains the following:
- a CDS encoding ABC transporter ATP-binding protein, producing the protein MSQVNTKTNVYIEKKKTLFGTKKYYRNWLPGLEDMLTPKHDEDILVKLRNVDITYGSGSKAFKAVSDFSVNIYKGEVLGLVGESGSGKSTIGKTLVGLVPYSFGEIKLLERTLPKKLKRGFKFGKKLREYKEIENFMVNKVQMIFQDPANSLNPHVNVEAVVSEGLENTKNAREIYLYNNDQEVEKELYEKHLNQKDDVKFFGTYAKELSAKIAENEDVAYQALYVDLLSELEKSNNKSAYEFLLAEKTKRDELNKLSEKECKRILVVEMLKSVGLDKTVLRRYPLEFSGGQQQRIGISRSVVLRPQLLVADEPISALDVSIQAQVVNIFNDLKEKYNLTILFIAHDLRMVEYISDRIAVMNKGRLLEIGKTEEIMKHSLHPYTKSLLDAVPSIYGTKGSLIGYVYDPQIHQYNDEVQPVWNKINDDHYVLGTPQEIENWKKEFWK; encoded by the coding sequence ATGAGCCAAGTTAATACAAAAACAAATGTTTACATTGAAAAGAAAAAAACTCTTTTTGGTACTAAAAAATATTACAGAAATTGATTACCTGGTTTAGAAGATATGCTCACTCCGAAGCACGATGAAGATATTTTAGTTAAATTAAGAAACGTTGATATTACTTATGGTTCAGGTTCAAAAGCCTTTAAAGCTGTTTCAGATTTTAGTGTTAATATCTACAAAGGGGAAGTTCTTGGTCTTGTTGGTGAATCTGGTAGTGGTAAAAGTACAATCGGAAAAACACTTGTAGGTCTTGTTCCTTATAGTTTTGGTGAAATTAAACTTTTAGAAAGAACTTTACCAAAAAAACTTAAAAGAGGATTCAAATTCGGTAAAAAATTACGTGAATACAAAGAAATCGAAAACTTTATGGTTAATAAAGTGCAAATGATTTTCCAAGATCCAGCTAACTCTTTAAACCCGCACGTTAACGTTGAAGCTGTTGTATCTGAAGGGCTTGAAAATACCAAAAATGCGCGTGAAATTTATTTATATAATAATGATCAAGAAGTTGAAAAAGAACTTTATGAAAAACACTTAAATCAAAAAGATGATGTCAAGTTTTTTGGAACTTACGCAAAAGAACTTTCTGCTAAAATCGCTGAAAATGAAGATGTTGCATATCAAGCTTTATATGTTGATCTTTTATCAGAATTAGAAAAGTCGAATAATAAATCAGCTTATGAATTTCTTTTAGCTGAAAAAACTAAAAGAGATGAACTTAACAAACTCAGTGAAAAAGAATGTAAAAGAATTTTAGTTGTCGAAATGCTTAAAAGTGTTGGACTTGATAAAACTGTTTTAAGACGTTATCCACTTGAGTTTTCAGGTGGTCAACAACAAAGAATCGGGATTTCACGTTCTGTTGTTCTACGTCCACAATTACTTGTTGCCGACGAGCCAATTTCGGCTTTGGACGTTTCAATCCAAGCTCAAGTTGTTAATATTTTTAACGACTTAAAAGAAAAATATAATCTTACAATTTTATTCATTGCTCACGATTTACGTATGGTTGAATATATTTCTGACCGTATTGCGGTTATGAACAAAGGTAGATTATTGGAAATTGGTAAAACTGAAGAAATTATGAAACATTCATTACACCCTTATACAAAAAGTCTTTTAGACGCTGTTCCTTCTATTTATGGAACAAAGGGTTCATTAATTGGTTATGTTTATGATCCACAAATTCATCAATATAACGATGAGGTTCAACCTGTTTGAAACAAAATTAATGATGATCACTATGTTTTAGGTACACCTCAAGAAATTGAAAATTGAAAAAAAGAATTTTGAAAATAA
- a CDS encoding alpha-amylase family glycosyl hydrolase — translation MTKKQLKDKVLYQIFPRSFYDSNNDGDGDIKGITLKLDYLKELGIDGIWLCPTYETNFVDAGYDVLDYKTVWKQFGTLEDFKELTREAKKRNIDIIMDIVLNHVSNEHEWFKKACESRDNKEHDYFIWRDELNEDERNAKSIFGGEAWEYVPSVNRYYFHLFAKEQVDLNWANETTAKAMAEVIDFWYDLGVRGFRLDAIKHVAKNFAEVKDNPAFAWCDGSVDFLKTFNKLAFSNKPDAYTFGEASGISAQELKKYGLSKDKVADNYFNFSWWWIGWGRQTGRNGYDANWDYREFVWQQKPFQEDESIPAESFTNFLSNHDTSRSLSRWGNETFFRKESAKTHALFLMALKGVPCIYYGEEIGMLNTIFNSRKEFKDVDIFNAFDDMVDKKKIYSESELLLYCNINSRDAGRVIMQWNDKVNAGFNGGHTPWIKMSRNKEEINVEKDKADSNSIFNFYKELIKMRKNELKLALVDGTSKIDLQEGGVIQVVREAQGQKVIAYINMTSKELAFDKENGKQILSTYDDQKLVENKLRPYESILILK, via the coding sequence ATGACTAAAAAACAATTAAAAGATAAAGTTTTATATCAAATTTTTCCTCGCTCATTTTATGACTCAAATAATGACGGTGATGGAGATATCAAAGGAATTACACTTAAATTAGATTATTTAAAAGAATTGGGAATTGACGGAATTTGACTTTGTCCAACTTATGAAACTAATTTTGTGGACGCAGGATATGATGTTTTAGATTATAAAACAGTATGGAAACAATTTGGAACATTAGAGGATTTTAAAGAGCTTACAAGAGAAGCTAAAAAACGTAACATTGATATTATTATGGATATTGTTTTAAATCACGTATCAAACGAACATGAGTGATTTAAAAAAGCTTGTGAATCAAGAGATAATAAAGAACATGATTATTTCATTTGAAGAGATGAACTTAATGAAGATGAAAGAAATGCAAAAAGTATTTTTGGTGGAGAGGCTTGAGAATATGTTCCAAGTGTTAATAGATATTATTTTCACCTTTTTGCGAAAGAACAAGTTGATTTAAATTGAGCTAACGAAACTACAGCAAAAGCAATGGCTGAAGTTATTGATTTCTGATATGACCTTGGAGTTCGTGGTTTTAGATTAGATGCGATTAAACACGTTGCTAAAAACTTCGCTGAAGTTAAAGATAATCCAGCTTTTGCTTGATGTGATGGTTCAGTTGATTTTCTTAAAACTTTTAACAAATTAGCATTTAGCAATAAACCTGACGCTTATACATTTGGAGAAGCAAGTGGAATTAGTGCACAGGAACTTAAAAAATATGGTTTAAGTAAAGATAAAGTAGCTGATAATTACTTTAACTTCTCATGATGATGAATTGGATGAGGAAGACAAACTGGAAGAAACGGTTATGATGCAAATTGAGATTACCGTGAATTTGTTTGACAACAAAAACCATTCCAAGAAGACGAAAGTATTCCAGCTGAATCATTTACTAACTTCTTATCAAATCACGATACATCAAGAAGTCTTTCAAGATGAGGAAATGAAACATTCTTTAGAAAAGAAAGTGCTAAAACTCACGCTCTTTTCTTAATGGCACTTAAAGGTGTACCATGTATTTACTACGGGGAAGAAATTGGTATGTTAAATACAATTTTTAACTCAAGAAAAGAATTTAAAGACGTTGATATTTTCAATGCTTTTGATGACATGGTTGATAAAAAGAAAATTTATTCAGAAAGTGAACTTTTACTTTACTGCAACATTAATTCAAGAGACGCAGGTCGTGTAATCATGCAGTGAAATGATAAAGTTAATGCAGGATTTAATGGAGGCCACACTCCATGAATCAAAATGAGTAGAAACAAAGAAGAAATCAATGTTGAAAAAGATAAAGCTGACTCAAATAGTATCTTTAATTTCTACAAAGAACTTATTAAAATGCGTAAAAATGAACTTAAGCTTGCTTTAGTAGATGGTACTTCAAAAATTGATTTACAAGAAGGCGGTGTAATTCAAGTTGTACGTGAAGCACAAGGGCAAAAAGTTATTGCGTACATCAATATGACAAGTAAAGAACTTGCTTTTGATAAAGAAAATGGAAAACAAATTTTATCAACTTACGATGATCAAAAACTAGTTGAAAATAAATTAAGACCATATGAATCAATTTTAATTTTGAAATAG
- a CDS encoding glycosyl hydrolase family 65 protein: protein MEFLKYNTKDKTISQVKFDKNVVAKTESIFSLGNGYLGIRSADEEVTSYNKEDFFVNGIFNKDNKNEVSELANLADLLSTPIYLNKKAFEVSEQDEYNKTLHIKTGILTREVIAKRGEYKYALNFERFVSQANKNVYAQKITIKVLKAPEKANVLFKAGINGQVTNNGTQHFMEGLKSRPTNESLQMQQKTTLSNRFVVHNMVTRLFVNGQRIYGGNDDYVIDIQRRQIFFKINLNLKEGDEVILEKLMSVHTSVDSKNYVLNDEVVLNAAKDELSKLLDATYDELKEASIAAMDSKVWERFFVEIKGGKEAEYDSLALDFGIFHLNNFVPTTSTNMNVGAKGLSGEGYQGHTYWDTEFFINPIYLFNDPQVVRNLLTYRFKGLAGARKKALETKERPEESKLIGAQYPWEMAWPTEGEVCPYWGQADVVSGQQVPIASRRQEIHVSADVAYAINQYYQITKDNKFMNKMGYQMVFETAYFYTNRAELQPDGSYEIKDVMGPNEYKGNIDNNAYINMMAKYNIDLALKYIYKLSQDEKSKEILDFILRKIPYKLNISKMKKVSKHLKQQVPNKDLIIAENDQFLGLPKIDVKPFQMLGDAGKKLFSTAEGHKRLCSQLVKQADVVLLLNLLPHLFDKEIRKANFDYYEDITTHDSSLSPATYSIEAARLGMLEKAYHLFKYGINIDLGLNMSSSNAGIHAGSLAAIYQMIVFGFGGLDWHNDKLHLNPILPKEWDSLKYRFQYQGSTFEVFVQQDKFSIQAINNSKPRTISIHGKDILVGAMQKTYEVKNA from the coding sequence ATGGAATTTTTAAAATATAACACAAAGGATAAAACAATTTCTCAAGTGAAATTTGACAAAAATGTTGTCGCAAAAACAGAAAGTATTTTTTCACTTGGAAATGGTTATTTAGGGATTAGAAGTGCAGATGAAGAGGTTACTTCATACAACAAAGAAGACTTCTTCGTTAATGGTATCTTTAATAAAGATAATAAAAATGAAGTTAGTGAATTAGCAAATTTAGCTGATTTATTAAGTACACCAATTTATTTAAACAAAAAAGCTTTTGAAGTTTCAGAGCAAGATGAATATAACAAAACTTTACATATTAAAACAGGAATCTTAACAAGAGAAGTTATTGCAAAAAGAGGCGAATATAAATATGCACTTAATTTTGAAAGATTCGTATCTCAAGCTAATAAAAACGTTTATGCACAAAAAATAACAATTAAAGTTTTAAAAGCACCAGAAAAAGCTAATGTTTTATTTAAAGCTGGTATTAATGGACAAGTCACAAATAATGGGACACAACACTTTATGGAAGGTCTTAAATCTAGACCTACAAATGAATCGTTACAAATGCAACAAAAAACAACTCTTTCAAACCGTTTTGTAGTGCATAACATGGTAACAAGATTATTTGTTAATGGACAAAGAATTTATGGTGGAAATGATGATTATGTTATCGACATTCAAAGACGTCAAATTTTCTTCAAAATTAATTTAAACCTTAAAGAAGGTGATGAGGTTATTTTAGAAAAATTAATGTCAGTTCACACTTCAGTTGACAGTAAAAACTATGTTTTAAATGATGAAGTAGTTTTAAATGCAGCCAAAGATGAGCTTTCAAAACTTTTAGATGCTACATACGATGAACTTAAAGAAGCGTCAATTGCAGCAATGGACTCAAAAGTATGAGAAAGATTCTTTGTGGAAATTAAGGGTGGCAAAGAAGCTGAATATGATTCTTTAGCACTTGATTTTGGTATTTTCCACCTAAATAACTTTGTTCCTACAACATCAACTAATATGAATGTGGGAGCAAAAGGATTGAGTGGAGAAGGATATCAAGGACATACATATTGAGACACAGAATTTTTCATTAATCCAATTTACTTATTTAATGATCCACAAGTTGTTAGAAACTTATTAACTTATAGATTTAAAGGACTTGCAGGAGCACGTAAAAAAGCGCTTGAAACCAAAGAAAGACCAGAGGAATCAAAATTAATTGGAGCGCAATATCCATGAGAAATGGCTTGACCAACAGAAGGAGAAGTTTGTCCTTATTGAGGACAAGCCGATGTTGTTTCAGGACAGCAAGTTCCAATCGCTTCACGTAGACAAGAAATTCACGTTTCTGCCGATGTGGCTTATGCAATTAATCAATATTACCAAATCACAAAAGATAATAAGTTCATGAATAAAATGGGTTACCAAATGGTATTTGAAACAGCATATTTTTACACAAATCGTGCTGAATTACAACCTGATGGAAGCTATGAAATTAAAGATGTAATGGGACCAAATGAATATAAAGGTAACATTGATAACAATGCTTACATCAACATGATGGCAAAATACAATATCGATTTAGCTCTTAAGTATATTTACAAACTCAGTCAAGATGAAAAATCAAAAGAAATTTTAGATTTCATTTTAAGAAAAATTCCTTATAAACTTAATATTTCAAAAATGAAAAAAGTTTCAAAACATCTTAAACAACAAGTTCCAAACAAAGATTTAATTATTGCAGAAAATGATCAATTTTTAGGTTTACCAAAAATTGATGTTAAACCATTCCAAATGCTTGGTGATGCAGGAAAAAAACTTTTCTCAACTGCAGAAGGGCACAAAAGATTATGTAGCCAACTTGTTAAACAAGCCGATGTTGTGTTGCTTTTAAACTTATTGCCACACTTATTTGATAAAGAAATTCGTAAAGCGAACTTCGATTATTATGAAGATATCACAACACATGATTCTTCATTATCACCAGCAACATATTCAATTGAAGCTGCTCGTCTAGGAATGCTTGAAAAAGCATATCACCTATTTAAGTATGGTATTAACATCGATTTAGGATTAAATATGTCTTCATCAAATGCTGGTATTCATGCTGGTTCATTAGCAGCTATCTACCAAATGATTGTTTTTGGATTTGGTGGACTTGATTGACATAATGACAAACTACATTTAAATCCAATCTTACCAAAAGAATGAGATAGCCTTAAATATCGTTTCCAATACCAAGGAAGCACTTTTGAAGTATTTGTACAACAAGATAAATTCTCAATCCAAGCTATTAATAACTCAAAACCAAGAACAATTTCAATTCATGGCAAAGATATTCTAGTTGGTGCCATGCAAAAAACATATGAGGTAAAAAATGCTTAA
- a CDS encoding alpha-amylase family glycosyl hydrolase, which yields MKLKYQNKDFFKKFDNEYAYKKGQLGIFYKGDHIFARLWQPLAENVELLIFAKDDQDRLIKTLQMSKKDTIWEVKISKDFDEFYYQFKVTQDGKTNVVLDPYAYSMAPFNWEGQEVNVGKGAFVDFDSPKAGKMPREVNLKTNYGVDPIVYELHTRDFTSLLNPKQFKSRLGTFNAMLEHKVFKYLKSLGVTHLQLLPLQSTYTVNEFDLRILQKGDGEGWLTNYNWGYDPHNYFTLNGIYSSDPSKPYARIKEFRKFVDEAHKNNIGVIVDVVYNHMFTNRIYDDIIDGYYYRDNAVTRPVSYPPLADERYMARRIIVDSLKMYVEKFDVDGFRFDLSCFLHKETIDEIDKELRKIKPNIVLHGEAWAYTDLNTEQKEAYIKGSLDNNLQFGYFSDTLRDAIKGFDMHGGGKGLIASYDKNLLERYIVTVTGGLKTYNYNFLEKVSEYDAYTSDPRVNLSYASCHDGSTLWDKINFSTEKLSFIERLERYRQGLLMTTTTMGRQFMLAGTELLQTKPYDKTGVQTNDMHKSNYRDNFGEHPDDNKYEWNSYKTTDYVNGLKWKHLENENVQKYIFEFVQKLNKWRNKTRFFRLDNLADIEKALTWRKVDFGKGILIFELNVDNKTIQVIHNFGNSKFKYDIKGKKILFNSKINQTNLNYVYDHTSMILELKNKKGASND from the coding sequence ATGAAATTAAAATATCAAAATAAAGATTTTTTCAAAAAATTTGATAACGAATACGCTTATAAAAAGGGTCAATTAGGAATTTTTTATAAAGGGGACCACATTTTTGCGAGACTATGACAACCACTTGCTGAAAATGTTGAGCTTTTAATCTTTGCCAAAGATGATCAAGATAGATTAATTAAGACATTACAAATGTCTAAAAAAGACACAATTTGAGAAGTTAAAATCAGTAAAGATTTTGATGAATTTTACTATCAATTTAAAGTAACTCAAGACGGGAAAACAAATGTTGTTTTAGACCCTTATGCATACAGTATGGCACCTTTTAACTGAGAAGGACAAGAAGTTAATGTTGGAAAAGGAGCTTTTGTAGATTTTGATTCTCCTAAAGCAGGAAAGATGCCAAGAGAAGTTAACTTAAAAACAAATTATGGTGTAGATCCAATTGTTTATGAACTACACACTAGAGACTTCACTAGCTTACTTAATCCAAAACAATTTAAAAGTAGATTAGGAACTTTTAATGCAATGTTAGAACATAAAGTTTTTAAATACTTAAAAAGTTTAGGTGTAACACATTTACAACTATTGCCTTTGCAATCAACTTATACTGTAAATGAATTTGATCTTAGAATTTTACAAAAAGGTGACGGTGAAGGTTGACTTACAAATTACAACTGAGGATATGATCCGCATAATTACTTTACTTTAAATGGAATTTACTCTAGTGATCCTTCAAAGCCTTACGCTAGAATCAAGGAATTTCGTAAATTTGTGGACGAAGCGCACAAAAACAATATTGGTGTAATTGTTGATGTTGTTTACAACCATATGTTTACAAATCGAATCTATGATGATATTATTGATGGTTATTACTATCGAGATAACGCGGTAACTCGGCCAGTAAGTTATCCGCCACTAGCTGATGAAAGATACATGGCAAGAAGAATTATTGTTGATTCGCTTAAAATGTATGTTGAAAAATTTGACGTTGATGGATTTCGTTTCGACTTATCTTGTTTCTTACATAAAGAAACAATTGATGAGATTGATAAGGAACTTAGAAAAATTAAACCAAATATTGTGCTCCATGGTGAAGCTTGAGCATATACAGATTTAAACACGGAACAAAAAGAAGCTTACATCAAAGGTTCGCTTGATAACAACTTACAATTTGGATACTTTAGTGATACTTTACGTGATGCAATCAAAGGTTTTGACATGCATGGTGGGGGCAAAGGTCTTATTGCGAGTTACGATAAAAACTTATTAGAAAGATATATTGTAACTGTAACTGGTGGACTTAAAACTTATAACTATAATTTCCTTGAAAAGGTTTCTGAATATGATGCTTACACATCAGATCCAAGAGTGAATTTATCATATGCAAGTTGTCATGATGGATCAACACTTTGAGATAAAATTAACTTTTCAACTGAAAAATTAAGTTTTATTGAAAGACTAGAAAGATATCGTCAAGGACTACTTATGACAACAACAACTATGGGACGTCAATTTATGTTAGCCGGAACCGAGCTTTTACAAACCAAACCATATGATAAAACCGGTGTGCAAACTAATGATATGCACAAATCAAATTATCGTGATAACTTCGGTGAGCACCCTGATGACAATAAATATGAATGAAACTCGTATAAAACAACAGATTATGTTAATGGATTAAAATGAAAACATTTAGAAAATGAAAATGTCCAAAAATATATTTTTGAATTTGTTCAAAAATTAAATAAATGAAGAAACAAGACTAGATTTTTTAGATTAGATAATTTAGCAGATATTGAAAAAGCACTAACTTGAAGAAAAGTAGATTTTGGAAAAGGTATTTTAATTTTTGAATTAAATGTAGATAATAAAACAATTCAAGTTATTCATAACTTTGGAAATAGCAAATTTAAATACGATATTAAAGGTAAGAAAATTTTATTTAATAGCAAAATTAATCAAACGAATTTGAATTATGTTTACGATCATACATCAATGATTTTAGAACTTAAAAATAAAAAAGGAGCAAGCAATGACTAA
- a CDS encoding winged helix-turn-helix domain-containing protein gives MTNKQKNKTTQIIEYLMDLIRTRRIPVNKIMPSEHQLMHKFDCSRNIVVAAYQKLEFLGAVYSIQKRGHFVAENFHNLIKPISFLFAADKQTGVEVQGDVPLPQWAEDKNIIFVNGFRVFDKKFYKENELIAEARIFMSLKNIDQFEPIDCTKPLIDVLLEKEDLTNIVYELEFDNVEKFGQNPSLGIRFFGYDADSISIAGVFYVDPKHFKFFHQEFSL, from the coding sequence ATGACTAATAAACAAAAGAATAAGACAACTCAAATTATTGAATATTTGATGGATTTAATTCGTACAAGAAGAATACCAGTTAATAAAATTATGCCTTCAGAACATCAATTAATGCATAAATTTGATTGTTCAAGAAACATAGTAGTTGCAGCTTATCAAAAACTTGAATTTTTAGGTGCGGTTTATTCAATTCAAAAAAGAGGCCACTTTGTAGCAGAAAACTTTCATAATTTAATTAAACCTATTAGCTTCCTTTTTGCTGCAGATAAGCAAACTGGTGTTGAAGTGCAAGGTGATGTTCCATTACCACAGTGAGCAGAGGACAAGAATATTATTTTTGTAAATGGATTTCGTGTTTTCGATAAAAAGTTCTATAAAGAAAATGAACTAATTGCTGAAGCTAGAATTTTCATGTCACTTAAAAATATTGATCAATTCGAACCTATTGATTGTACTAAACCTTTAATCGATGTTTTATTAGAAAAAGAAGATTTAACAAACATAGTGTATGAATTAGAATTCGATAATGTAGAAAAATTTGGGCAAAATCCATCGCTTGGAATTAGATTTTTTGGTTACGATGCAGATAGCATTTCAATTGCTGGTGTTTTTTATGTAGATCCAAAACACTTTAAATTCTTCCACCAAGAATTTTCATTATAA
- a CDS encoding Vmc-like lipoprotein signal peptide domain-containing protein, whose amino-acid sequence MKKIQKLLLGLTGVLVTSAPVFAIAAGCNPEQKPADKTTEGNDNSGSTETTTPSNPNPSTDNGSTNGENSSDNSNPSNEASNPSGNNSSDNEGSNPGSGDNSNPGETPQPKEDSEGVKTLKQEGDAQLAISAELELKLSNLRLDQEVAPLTEAIASYQLLKSNEQATENDFRVAIDNIKAQHKAAEARFTKDAIIKGIKKWVEEIRKNYVRTAAFGNTMAATIKEFLLNFELNTNASKDSLEEQLREVIVTYITNYEENLPKIDTLLEVIDNRDYIRKAWSFLRPLKSNLISDREKLAKYNAFSTAYSSYIYNSAAKSYYSMFVNNLEDIKNNLEQIKTMRENQLKDIIDIIFDKVKIKVKAELRNPQNDLLPYLSEYKNALLEAQNYLGTNSNPTTEEKLEYFNLYVKADQKLFSINTLNKLVYTNRNLTLEKNIVEDFALLPDGIYPVLLPKDRPDDKNIHVSPITPSMPEVFNTGSESQDKYNKFVELRERIINELFKLQPGMIKMYLIKDEARLARMASVLINCIDYAIQTGLFLEDNLYTFLLGTEKENSVIILPENYFSFYRVLLTMEETSSRPRPGGGSFEA is encoded by the coding sequence ATGAAAAAAATCCAAAAATTATTATTAGGATTAACCGGTGTTTTAGTAACTTCAGCACCTGTATTTGCTATTGCTGCTGGATGTAATCCTGAACAAAAACCAGCTGATAAAACTACTGAAGGAAATGATAACTCAGGTTCAACAGAAACAACTACTCCAAGCAACCCAAATCCAAGCACAGATAACGGTTCAACAAACGGTGAAAATTCTTCTGATAATTCAAACCCTTCAAATGAAGCTTCAAATCCAAGTGGAAACAATTCATCAGATAATGAAGGTTCAAATCCAGGATCAGGTGATAACTCAAACCCAGGAGAAACACCACAACCTAAAGAAGATAGTGAGGGTGTAAAAACATTAAAACAAGAAGGTGACGCACAATTAGCTATTTCAGCTGAATTAGAATTAAAATTAAGTAACCTTAGACTTGATCAAGAAGTTGCTCCTTTAACAGAAGCTATTGCTTCATATCAACTTTTAAAATCAAATGAACAAGCGACAGAAAATGATTTTAGAGTTGCTATTGACAACATTAAAGCACAACACAAAGCAGCTGAAGCTAGATTCACTAAAGACGCTATCATCAAAGGTATTAAAAAATGAGTTGAAGAAATTAGAAAAAATTATGTTAGAACAGCTGCATTTGGTAATACAATGGCCGCAACAATTAAAGAGTTTTTACTAAATTTTGAATTAAATACTAATGCAAGCAAAGATTCTCTTGAAGAACAATTAAGAGAAGTTATTGTAACTTATATTACAAATTATGAAGAGAATTTACCGAAAATTGATACTTTATTAGAAGTAATTGATAATAGAGATTACATTAGAAAAGCTTGAAGTTTTCTTAGACCATTAAAAAGCAACTTAATCTCTGATAGAGAAAAACTAGCTAAATATAATGCTTTTTCAACTGCTTATAGTTCATACATTTATAATTCAGCTGCTAAATCATATTATTCAATGTTTGTAAATAATTTAGAAGATATAAAAAATAATCTAGAACAAATTAAAACAATGAGAGAAAATCAACTTAAAGATATTATTGATATTATCTTTGATAAAGTTAAAATAAAAGTAAAAGCAGAACTACGTAATCCACAAAATGATTTATTACCATACTTAAGTGAATATAAAAATGCTTTATTAGAAGCTCAAAACTATTTAGGTACTAATTCAAATCCTACAACTGAAGAAAAACTTGAATACTTTAATTTATATGTAAAAGCAGATCAAAAACTATTTTCAATTAACACTTTAAATAAGCTTGTTTATACTAATAGAAACCTTACATTAGAAAAAAATATTGTTGAAGATTTTGCTTTATTACCAGATGGAATATACCCTGTTTTATTACCGAAAGATAGACCAGATGATAAAAATATTCATGTTAGTCCTATCACTCCAAGTATGCCAGAAGTATTTAATACAGGTTCTGAAAGTCAAGACAAATACAATAAATTTGTAGAATTGAGAGAAAGAATTATTAATGAATTATTTAAATTACAACCAGGTATGATCAAAATGTATTTAATAAAAGATGAAGCAAGATTAGCTAGAATGGCTAGTGTTTTAATTAATTGCATCGATTATGCTATTCAAACAGGATTGTTTTTAGAAGATAATCTTTATACATTCTTATTAGGAACAGAAAAAGAAAATTCTGTAATTATTCTGCCAGAAAACTACTTCTCATTCTATAGGGTTCTTTTAACAATGGAAGAAACTTCATCTAGACCAAGACCAGGCGGAGGGTCATTCGAAGCTTAA